In Candidatus Bipolaricaulota bacterium, a genomic segment contains:
- a CDS encoding AbrB/MazE/SpoVT family DNA-binding domain-containing protein, which produces MKTTVTKRAQTVVPAEIRARYGIKGGDLLEWIDDGESIKVIPVVRDPLKVLKGCAQGERLTEKLLRARQEDAKRG; this is translated from the coding sequence ATGAAGACGACGGTAACCAAACGAGCGCAGACTGTGGTTCCCGCGGAGATCCGTGCTCGATATGGGATAAAAGGGGGAGACTTGCTCGAGTGGATCGACGATGGGGAGTCCATAAAGGTGATTCCCGTGGTGCGCGATCCGCTGAAAGTGCTCAAGGGGTGCGCACAGGGGGAGAGGCTGACCGAGAAGCTCCTCAGGGCACGACAGGAAGATGCGAAGCGGGGGTGA